In Candidatus Poribacteria bacterium, the DNA window TCAGTATACCGTCGGAGAGCTGCGCGGACACTTGGGCTGTACCGCCAATATCGGCACTTTTGGCAAGCTGCATTAGGTCGTCAAAGTTGACACCGGACAGGCGAATATCTAAAACATCTTGCTGTGCTAAAGGGAAGGGTCCTGTAATGTTAATCCCGGTTTCATCAAGGTTGCCATCTGCTGTCAAATTGCCATCTACTATTGTGCAGTTGAGCGTTGAATCCTCAAATCGGATCTCGTCGAGAATCGTCTCCATCACTGCTATCCGGCTGTCAAATTTGAGGCTTGAGATGTCTCTGCTATTGCCGTTGAATTCGGCGGTACCTGAGAGGATTCCAGCACCGTCTGCCAGGTTTTCTGGGAGTTCGACGAACATTGACAGGAGCGGTATCAGTTGCACTTCTGTGACAGACCATTTCCCCTTGTAGTTAAAGGGATGATTTACGAGTTGTTGAAATTGCTTCAACAGGTTACCTTCCGGTGGGTTTTCTAACGTAACACTCCCGTCACTGGTCATAGTGCCATCGGCAACTTGTACATGAAATGTTTTTAGCGTGAATGTCGGTGTGGGTTCAGAATTGAAATTCGCTTCAACATTGAGGTCTGCCAACGCTATGCTGGCGAGGATTGTATCCTCGCCTGTCTGTGAATTGTTTTTAGCAATAGAGAAGGTCGGCATCTCCGCAGTGAGTGTGCCGTCTAAAGTGGAATCTGTGCCGTTCACTCTCAGATTTGCTTTTACAACACCCTCAAGGTTTATATCTTCACTGAGGAATTGTTGTACGTCTGCGACATCGAGTTCTAAATTAACACGACCATCCCAAGAAAAAGGGGTTTTTCCGTGGGTATATCCGCCTGTAACTGTCAGGTCTGAATTGCCAAATTTGATGCGGAGATTCTTTAGTTCGTTCTTATTGGCTAAGATCGAAAACTCGGCATCAAAGTTGTCAATTGCCGTTTCGGAACCGTTAAACGTAAAACTGCCAGTCTCAATTTTCAGAGCTCCGTCGTGTTTCCATGTATTGAGAGGTCCCTCCACTTTGACAGAAATTCCATTGATCGTTATGTCAAGATTCCGTTGTGTGTCAATGTAGTTGATCCTTCCGTCGGTAAAATCGAGCAGTTCAATTGCAAAACCAAACTGTAGCGTATTTTTACTGGACGGGTCTTGTGGCGTATTTTTAGTAGACGGATCCTCTTGAAAGATGTTGGATAGATTGAGACTCCCATCAGGATTCTGATTCGCATGGATCTGGGGGTTATCTACCTTTAGTTTCTTCACCTCGAATTTACGAGTTAGAAGTCTCAGCGGATTGTATATAAGGCTGACTTCCCCTGTGGAAATTACAGGTTTGCTTTCCTTGGAAATCTCAACGTTTTTAACACTGACACTTCCTAAGATGTTCCCCTCTATCTTGCCAATGCTTGCAGTGTAGCCATCCGTTATCCGATTTTTTAGTTCGGTCTCCAGTCGTCTCTCTACCCAATTGAGGAAAGTCTGTGAACGAATGAAGAAGAAAGTGCCGAATAGCCCAACAATAAGGAATATTCCGAGGAAAATAGATATTTTTAGGAGTCTTTTTCGCATCTTCGTTTTCCTATGGGAGCGATCAATTTCCAAAGACTTCGTGAGCCTCCGCTACAATCTCAGCAGTTGTTTGTTGAGGTTGTAGATAATCTTCCGGATTGCGTGCTTGAGAATTTGGGTCGATTGTGAGCCAAAGCAGATATTCAATATTTCCAATGTCTCTGTGAATTGGCGAATAGGTCACGCCCATCACTACGGCTCCGAGTTTCTCCGTGACGAAAGCACGCAGGTTGTCTATTGTTTGGATGTGTACCTGTTTATCGGACACAATTCCACCCTTTTTGACGTATGCCTTCCCGGCTTCAAATTGCGGCTTGAGCAGTGCAACAATATCATAGTTGTCGGTTATCGGTTGTCGGTTTTGACCAACAACTCGCGCCTTAGCAAAATTATCTGTAGACGAGTTGTTAGTCAAGGTTAAAGAGGACTCTGATTTAGTCAATCCATCTCTTAACTGACAACCGAAAGGTTTTTCGCAGAAAAACCGAACCGATGCCTGATAACCATTTTGCTGTGTGATGAGTTTGATGAC includes these proteins:
- a CDS encoding TlyA family RNA methyltransferase, whose translation is MQRIDTFLVEHDFVESREQAKRLILAGEVAVNGNTQIKPGQQIPADAKVVVKQQQKYVSRGGLKLEKALRTFDVDVQNRVALDVGASTGGFTDCLLQHGAKFVYAVDVGYGQLAWKLRKHPQVQTIDRTNIRHLTPARVKTEALNDSENVISIAVIDVSFISLRTVLPSVIKLITQQNGYQASVRFFCEKPFGCQLRDGLTKSESSLTLTNNSSTDNFAKARVVGQNRQPITDNYDIVALLKPQFEAGKAYVKKGGIVSDKQVHIQTIDNLRAFVTEKLGAVVMGVTYSPIHRDIGNIEYLLWLTIDPNSQARNPEDYLQPQQTTAEIVAEAHEVFGN